A window from Culex pipiens pallens isolate TS chromosome 3, TS_CPP_V2, whole genome shotgun sequence encodes these proteins:
- the LOC120417482 gene encoding congested-like trachea protein — protein MSENVSPVKYFLSGGFGGICTVLAGHPLDTIKVRLQTMPLPAAGQAPQYRGTLDCAKQTIAREGFRGLYKGMSAPMTGVAPIFAMSFFGFGVGKRLQQSSPDEELTNTQLFAAGAFSGIFTTTVMAPGERIKCLLQIQQGGTGPQKYNGMVDCAKQLYAEGGIRSIYKGAFATLLRDVPASGMYFLTYEYVKKAMAPKADEKQDAAVGLMGTIFAGGMAGIANWAIGMPADVLKSRLQTAPEGTYKNGIRDVFRELMKNEGPLALYKGVTPVMLRAFPANAACFIGFEIFMNFLNFVAPNL, from the coding sequence ATGTCCGAAAACGTCAGCCCCGTCAAGTACTTTCTCTCCGGCGGGTTCGGAGGAATTTGTACCGTGTTGGCGGGTCACCCGCTCGACACAATCAAGGTGCGACTGCAGACAATGCCACTTCCGGCCGCGGGCCAGGCGCCGCAGTACCGAGGAACGTTGGACTGTGCCAAACAGACTATTGCACGCGAAGGCTTCAGGGGGTTGTACAAGGGCATGTCGGCTCCAATGACGGGAGTGGCGCCGATTTTCGCGATGAGTTTCTTCGGATTCGGGGTTGGTAAGCGATTGCAGCAGAGCAGTCCGGACGAGGAACTGACCAACACGCAGCTGTTTGCGGCTGGAGCGTTTTCCGGAATATTCACGACCACGGTCATGGCCCCGGGCGAGCGGATCAAGTGTCTGCTGCAGATCCAGCAGGGTGGCACGGGTCCGCAGAAGTACAACGGAATGGTGGACTGTGCGAAGCAGCTGTACGCGGAAGGAGGAATCCGTAGCATCTACAAGGGGGCCTTTGCCACGTTGCTTCGTGATGTGCCGGCCTCCGGAATGTACTTCCTGACGTACGAGTACGTGAAGAAGGCGATGGCCCCGAAGGCCGACGAAAAGCAGGACGCCGCCGTTGGCCTGATGGGAACGATTTTCGCCGGAGGAATGGCCGGCATTGCCAACTGGGCCATCGGAATGCCCGCCGATGTGCTCAAGTCACGGCTCCAGACGGCCCCCGAGGGAACCTACAAGAACGGAATCCGCGACGTGTTCCGGGAGCTGATGAAGAACGAAGGACCGCTGGCACTTTACAAGGGCGTTACGCCGGTCATGCTGCGGGCGTTCCCGGCGAACGCGGCATGCTTCATTGGCTTTGAGATTTTCATGAACTTCCTCAACTTTGTGGCCCCGAATTTGTAG
- the LOC120417475 gene encoding uncharacterized protein LOC120417475 → MSAEEVEYQLQHFSFCAEDMIVENREMVKHLIQLSLLEFTDEYVKCHKIADEPAMALRAQCYVTANTMFSECTAKLDQLDKLFRTTLHIPANVLLPSDLLHKKKYTAEQVTALEDKVAELDKQFRRDGIFLAMLQDEIEVHDRLADCIGSEQKLMELAEQYRREDIVPEEDVALVDDLAEVMQDVLRS, encoded by the exons ATGAGTGCAGAGGAAGTGGAATATCAGCTGCAGCATTTCAGTTTTTGCGCCGAAGATATGATTGTTGAAA ATCGAGAAATGGTCAAGCATCTCATCCAGCTGTCCCTGCTGGAATTTACCGACGAGTACGTAAAGTGCCACAAAATCGCGGACGAACCGGCGATGGCGCTGCGAGCCCAGTGCTACGTAACGGCCAACACAATGTTCTCCGAGTGCACGGCAAAGCTGGACCAGTTGGACAAACTGTTCCGCACGACGCTGCACATTCCGGCCAACGTGCTGCTGCCGTCCGATTTGCTGCACAAGAAAAAGTACACCGCCGAACAGGTGACGGCCCTCGAGGACAAAGTGGCCGAGTTGGACAAGCAGTTTCGCCGGGATGGAATCTTTCTGGCGATGCTGCAGGACGAAATCGAGGTTCACGACCGGCTGGCGGATTGCATTGGCAGCGAACAGAAACTGATGGAGTTGGCCGAGCAGTACCGGCGGGAAGATATTGTTCCGGAAGAGGACGTTGCGCTGGTTGACGACCTGGCGGAGGTGATGCAGGATGTGCTGCGATCGTAG
- the LOC120417490 gene encoding uncharacterized protein LOC120417490 encodes MFDEYYLNIRKNSLHQTVCMKAAAGAVVIGLLPEVGARFDEPDQEHLPGIPKKSPLLPPANAQLATAQLQPDELATSVSFSKEDEVIGNYPFRRYTSQPENVDFPTRINNQWITPPSLSR; translated from the exons ATGTTTGATGAGTATTACCTAAACATCCGGAAGAACAGTTTGCACCAGACGGTCTGTATGAAAGCCGCCGCAGGAGCTGTCGTAATCGGATTACTTCCAGAGGTTGGAGCGAGATTCGACGAACCTGATCAAGAACATCTACctggaataccgaagaagtcaccg CTACTCCCGCCTGCAAACGCTCaactcgcgacggcgcagcttcagccggatgaactggcaacatctgtgtcattctcgaaggaggacgaAGTGATCGGGAACTATCCGTTCAGGCGCTACACTTCCCAgccggaaaacgtcgacttCCCTACCCGAATCAACAACCAATGGATaactcctccaagcctgtccagatga